In Sander vitreus isolate 19-12246 chromosome 7, sanVit1, whole genome shotgun sequence, a genomic segment contains:
- the pgd gene encoding 6-phosphogluconate dehydrogenase, decarboxylating, which translates to MAEADIALIGLAVMGQNLIMNMNDHGFVVCAYNRTVSKVHDFLKNEAKGSKVIGAESLEDMVSKLKKPRRIILLVKAGQAVDDFIDKLVPLLEAGDIIIDGGNSEYRDTTRRCKSLNEKGLLFVGSGVSGGEEGARYGPSLMPGGHKEAWPHIKDIFQSIAAKVGTGEPCCDWVGDEGAGHFVKMVHNGIEYGDMQLICEAYHLMKDVLGMDHDEMAQVFNDWNKTELDSFLIEITANIFKYRDSDGTHLLPKIRDSAGQKGTGKWTAISALEYGTPVTLIGEAVFARCLSSLKDERVEASRSLSGPQGVKFSGDKAAFLEDIRKALYASKIISYAQGFMLLRQAAKEFGWSLNYGGIALMWRGGCIIRSVFLGKIKEAFDRDAELQNLLLDPFFSNAVQDCQESWRRAVSTGVQHGIPMPCFTTALSFYDGYRHEKLPANLLQAQRDYFGAHTYELLSNPGHFVHTNWTGHGGNVSSSSYNA; encoded by the exons AGCAGACATTGCACTGATTGGTTTGGCTGTCATGGGCCAAAACCTCATCATGAACATGAACGACCATGGCTTCGTG GTCTGTGCTTACAACCGCACGGTGTCCAAGGTGCATGACTTCCTGAAGAATGAGGCGAAGGGCTCCAAGGTGATTGGCGCGGAGTCCCTGGAGGACATGGTGTCCAAGCTGAAGAAGCCCAGGAGGATCATCCTGCTGGTCAAGGCTGGACAGGCTGTGGATGACTTCATCGACAAACTG GTTCCTCTTCTTGAGGCTGGAGATATCATCATCGACGGTGGCAACTCTGaatacagagacacaaca CGGCGGTGTAAGAGTCTGAACGAGAAGGGCTTGCTGTTTGTCGGCAGTGGAGTCAGTGGTGGAGAGGAAGGGGCCCGTTATGGACCCTCACTCATGCCGGGAGGACATAAAGAGGCCTG GCCACACATTAAAGACATCTTCCAAAGCATCGCCGCCAAGGTTGGAACAGGAGAACCTTGTTGTGACTGG GTTGGAGATGAGGGTGCAGGTCATTTTGTGAAAATGGTCCATAATGGCATTGAGTATGGCGACATGCAGCTGATTTGTGAAGCCTATCACCTAATGAAGGACGTTCTGGGTATGGACCACGATGAGATGGCACAG GTTTTCAACGACTGGAACAAGACAGAGTTAGACTCCTTCCTGATCGAGATCACGGCTAACATCTTTAAATACAGGGACTCTGATGGTACACATCTGTTGCCCAAGATCCGTGACAGTGCTGGACAGAAAGGCACAGGGAAGTGGACGGCCATTTCAGCCCTGGAGTACGGCACACCTGTGACTCTGATCG GGGAGGCTGTCTTTGCCAGATGCCTGTCCTCTCTAAAGGATGAGAGAGTGGAGGCCAGCCGCAGCCTTTCAGGGCCACAGGGGGTCAAATTCAGCGGTGACAAGGCTGCCTTCCTGGAGGACATCAGAAAG GCCCTCTACGCCTCCAAGATCATTTCCTACGCGCAGGGCTTCATGCTGCTGCGGCAGGCAGCCAAAGAGTTTGGCTGGTCACTCAACTATGGCGGGATCGCTCTGATGTGGAGAGGAGGCTGCATCATCCGAAG CGTCTTCCTGGGTAAAATCAAAGAGGCGTTTGACAGAGACGCTGAGCTGCAGAACCTGCTGCTGGACCCGTTCTTCAGTAATGCTGTGCAGGACTGTCAG GAGTCCTGGCGCAGAGCAGTCAGCACTGGAGTCCAGCATGGCATCCCGATGCCTTGTTTCACCACAGCTCTGTCCTTCTATGATGGTTACAGACATGAAAAGCTGCCAGCCAATCTCCTTCAG gCTCAGAGGGACTACTTTGGAGCCCACACATATGAGCTGCTGTCAAACCCCGGTCATTTCGTCCACACCAACTGGACCGGCCACGGTGGAAATGTCTCCTCTTCGTCCTACAATGCTTAA